Proteins encoded in a region of the Dehalococcoidia bacterium genome:
- a CDS encoding response regulator transcription factor, translating to MAGQPCILVVDDDARIVASLRRALIYEGYRVETAGDGPAALACTRERLPDLVVLDVMLPGIDGMEVCRRLRDDGDIPILMLTARDATADRVRGLDSGADDYLAKPFAYEEFLARVRALLRRRAPQTNAVLRYADLSLDADAHQVHRGERAVAFTAQEFELLRLFLRHPRQVLTRDQILEAAWGYESEAVSNVVDVYVGYLRQKLEAGGEPRLLHTVRGVGYVLREGAG from the coding sequence ATGGCCGGCCAGCCCTGCATCCTCGTGGTGGACGACGACGCCCGCATCGTCGCCTCGCTGCGGCGCGCCCTGATCTACGAGGGCTACCGGGTGGAGACGGCGGGCGACGGTCCGGCCGCCCTCGCCTGTACCCGTGAGCGGCTGCCGGACCTGGTCGTGCTCGACGTAATGCTGCCTGGCATCGACGGCATGGAGGTCTGCCGCCGCCTGCGCGACGACGGCGACATCCCGATCCTGATGCTTACCGCCCGCGACGCCACGGCCGACCGCGTGCGCGGCCTCGACAGCGGCGCCGACGACTACCTGGCCAAGCCCTTCGCCTACGAGGAGTTTTTGGCCCGGGTGCGGGCCCTGCTGCGCCGCCGTGCGCCGCAGACGAACGCGGTCCTGCGCTACGCCGATCTCTCGCTGGACGCCGATGCGCACCAGGTTCACCGCGGCGAACGGGCCGTCGCGTTCACCGCGCAGGAGTTCGAGCTGCTGCGCCTCTTCCTGCGCCATCCGCGCCAGGTGCTGACGCGCGATCAGATCCTGGAAGCCGCCTGGGGTTACGAATCCGAGGCCGTGAGCAACGTCGTCGATGTCTACGTCGGCTACCTGCGGCAGAAGCTGGAAGCCGGCGGCGAGCCGCGCCTGCTGCATACCGTGCGCGGCGTGGGCTACGTGCTGCGGGAAGGCGCGGGATGA
- a CDS encoding HAMP domain-containing sensor histidine kinase, producing the protein MTIRLRIALFAAGVVLVAVALFGLLLYALAAYGARAGQDQALSLRGQQVVTFLSFAPAQELAAARSGPPLDLATSEDTFTEVLSPDGSVLYSNGQLGGATPAVPQDALTAAAARGFAFASVTPGRGVTLRLYVQHYTRPGGLAGGYAVAGQSMRLRNRQLRSLRGLLLISALVTLLAALAACWLLARRALKPIDRLANAADAIGATADLSRRLPPRRTRDEVGRLTASFDRMLARLEAGQDRLKDAYAKLAQALEAQKRFVADASHELRTPLTTIRNNVAFLRQHPQGDPADRAAALDDIAAEGERMSRLVQDLLTLARADAGYHLELTPIDLAPLARDVCRQAQRQQPARTIALAAEPLPASANADAITQLLWIFIDNAIKHTPEGGRISVRLARCGDRAVLAVADEGPGIPQGELPRIFERFVQADPARSTGGAGLGLAIARWIAAEHGGTVSACNNPGAGVTFTAELPAAAGDAVPSLQGSAPA; encoded by the coding sequence ATGACGATCCGGCTGCGCATCGCCCTGTTCGCGGCGGGCGTGGTCTTGGTCGCGGTGGCGCTGTTCGGCCTGCTGCTCTATGCCCTCGCCGCCTACGGCGCCCGCGCCGGCCAGGACCAGGCGCTCTCGCTGCGCGGCCAGCAGGTCGTCACCTTTCTCAGCTTCGCTCCAGCCCAGGAGCTGGCCGCGGCGCGCAGCGGCCCGCCGCTCGACCTGGCGACAAGCGAGGACACCTTCACCGAGGTGCTCTCGCCGGACGGCTCCGTGCTCTACAGCAACGGGCAGCTCGGCGGCGCCACGCCGGCCGTACCGCAGGACGCCCTCACCGCGGCCGCGGCCAGGGGCTTCGCCTTCGCCAGCGTTACTCCGGGGCGGGGCGTGACCCTGCGCCTCTACGTGCAGCACTACACGCGGCCCGGCGGGCTGGCCGGCGGTTACGCCGTGGCCGGCCAATCGATGCGCCTGCGCAACAGGCAGTTGCGCAGCCTGCGCGGCCTGCTGCTGATCTCGGCGCTGGTCACGTTGCTCGCCGCCCTCGCCGCTTGCTGGCTCCTGGCACGCCGAGCGCTCAAGCCGATCGACAGGCTGGCGAACGCAGCCGATGCGATTGGCGCAACCGCTGATCTCTCGCGTCGCCTGCCGCCGCGCCGCACGCGGGACGAGGTCGGCCGGCTCACGGCAAGCTTTGATCGCATGCTGGCGCGGCTGGAAGCGGGGCAGGACCGGCTGAAGGACGCCTACGCGAAGCTGGCGCAGGCGCTGGAGGCGCAGAAGCGCTTTGTGGCCGACGCCTCGCACGAGCTGCGCACGCCGCTGACCACGATCCGCAACAACGTCGCCTTCCTGCGGCAACATCCGCAGGGCGACCCGGCCGACCGCGCCGCCGCGCTCGACGACATCGCCGCCGAGGGCGAGCGCATGAGCAGGCTGGTGCAGGACCTGCTGACGCTTGCCCGCGCCGACGCCGGCTACCACCTGGAGCTGACGCCGATCGATCTCGCGCCGCTCGCCCGAGACGTTTGCCGCCAGGCGCAGCGGCAGCAGCCCGCGCGCACGATTGCGCTTGCTGCCGAACCGCTGCCGGCCAGCGCGAACGCCGACGCGATCACGCAGCTCCTCTGGATCTTCATCGACAACGCGATCAAGCACACACCGGAGGGCGGACGCATCTCCGTGCGGTTGGCGCGGTGCGGCGATCGTGCGGTGCTGGCCGTCGCCGACGAGGGGCCGGGCATTCCGCAGGGCGAGCTGCCGCGCATCTTCGAGCGCTTCGTGCAGGCCGACCCGGCGCGGAGCACGGGCGGCGCCGGCCTCGGCCTCGCCATCGCCCGCTGGATCGCCGCGGAGCACGGCGGCACGGTCTCGGCGTGCAACAACCCCGGCGCAGGCGTCACCTTCACCGCCGAGCTGCCCGCGGCGGCAGGCGATGCCGTCCCATCTCTCCAGGGCTCCGCACCGGCCTGA
- a CDS encoding flavin reductase family protein — protein MRRNLSEHDARRLLVCGPLVLVTTTWRNSEDVMPAAWSMPLSADPPFIGVAVHPSRHTHDMIRFSEEFALNIPGRRLLNHCQYFGTTSGRDLDKLELSKLPTFHARKVGAKLLEGCVAYIECGVEDALRIGDHTLFVGRVVAVSADEEAYNELWTLADEDEKPLHYLGGDWYAMLGTRLQARPPASAGPGEESDEDRERRELERERDAEERERMN, from the coding sequence ATGCGACGCAACCTCTCCGAGCACGACGCCCGCCGCCTGCTGGTCTGCGGCCCGCTGGTGCTGGTGACCACCACCTGGCGCAACAGCGAGGACGTGATGCCCGCGGCCTGGAGCATGCCGCTCAGCGCCGACCCGCCCTTCATCGGCGTGGCCGTGCATCCCTCGCGCCACACGCACGACATGATCCGCTTCTCCGAAGAGTTCGCGCTGAACATCCCCGGCCGCCGGCTGCTGAACCACTGCCAGTACTTCGGCACCACCAGCGGCCGCGACCTGGACAAACTGGAGCTGTCGAAGCTGCCGACCTTCCATGCCCGCAAGGTGGGGGCGAAGCTGCTGGAGGGCTGCGTCGCCTACATCGAGTGCGGCGTGGAGGACGCGCTGCGCATCGGCGACCACACGCTGTTCGTCGGCCGCGTCGTCGCCGTTTCGGCCGATGAGGAAGCCTACAACGAGCTGTGGACGCTGGCGGACGAGGACGAGAAGCCGCTGCACTACCTGGGCGGCGACTGGTACGCCATGCTGGGCACGAGGCTGCAGGCGCGTCCGCCCGCAAGCGCCGGCCCGGGCGAGGAAAGTGATGAGGACCGCGAGCGCCGCGAGCTGGAGCGCGAGCGCGACGCCGAAGAGCGCGAACGCATGAACTGA
- a CDS encoding EAL domain-containing protein, producing MDLPLSRRNVARAGAALCVLCALITLPSLLLPGPGGSNVAGLLGAALAAMLLAPLLWLLPWQRWPQRASLVFAVITIGLIALNNYVAGAAPYRLSAFFLVVFVWVGLGQPRGTSLALTPLLAAASLLPVLFRPHPTSAISSIGYVAPLCLLVGETLSWLTAQWRRSQQAVIANEARLQHIVETSPDLIGVLDQRGCYTFANQAHETILGRPPRQLLGASPFAFLHPDELAEVQERFSRRVVCDTAGSAPHSGITVRLRHTDGRYIWIEARTQTVFDPAGQAEGLLIIGRDITARVDLEERLRHQAFHDPLTGLPNRALFMDRLAQALSRGERRGTVTAVLFLDLDRFKLINDSLGHEAGDALLVAVAERLRACLRPADTVARFGGDEFIVLLEEGVSRESIVAVAQRVLAALTQPYDLNGGNGSNGNEVFSGASIGITLSDTASARPDELVREADIALFEAKAAGRGSYVLFDAGMKAASSDRLDLETDLRQALSRGELHVYYQPEVDIDSGLVVGMEALLRWQHPRRGLIGPDRFLALAEETGLILEIGPWVLEQACRDTRRWQEQHLGTRPLVVSVNLSPREFACAALPAEVARILERTRLAPGSLRLEITEAALMQDLELTRRTLHALKELGVWLAIDDFGSGYSSLNHLRHFPVDTIKIDRSLIAGLDGDAGAISIVRAVTALGHALGLDVTAEGIETADQLALMEAVNCDRGQGWFFAPPAPAAELDELLRRDAASRSGMGSFDDLRQQAG from the coding sequence ATGGATCTGCCCTTGTCGCGCCGCAACGTGGCCCGTGCAGGGGCGGCGCTGTGCGTGCTCTGCGCGCTGATCACGTTGCCGAGCCTGCTGCTGCCCGGCCCTGGCGGCAGCAACGTGGCGGGCCTGCTGGGCGCAGCGCTCGCCGCCATGCTGCTGGCGCCGCTGCTCTGGCTGCTGCCGTGGCAGCGCTGGCCGCAGCGGGCGAGCCTGGTCTTCGCGGTCATCACCATCGGGCTGATCGCGCTGAATAACTACGTCGCCGGCGCCGCCCCGTACCGTCTCAGCGCGTTCTTTCTCGTGGTCTTCGTCTGGGTGGGCCTCGGCCAGCCGCGGGGCACGTCGCTGGCGCTGACGCCGCTGCTGGCGGCGGCGTCCCTGCTGCCGGTGCTGTTCCGGCCGCATCCCACCTCCGCGATCAGCTCGATCGGGTACGTGGCGCCGCTCTGCCTGCTCGTGGGCGAGACGCTCTCTTGGCTCACGGCCCAGTGGCGCCGCTCGCAGCAGGCGGTGATCGCCAACGAAGCGCGGCTGCAGCACATCGTCGAGACGTCCCCCGACCTGATCGGCGTGCTCGACCAGCGCGGCTGCTACACCTTCGCCAACCAGGCGCACGAGACGATCCTCGGCCGCCCGCCGCGACAACTGCTCGGCGCCTCGCCCTTCGCCTTCCTGCACCCCGACGAGCTGGCCGAGGTGCAGGAGCGGTTCAGCCGGCGCGTCGTCTGCGATACGGCCGGCAGCGCCCCGCACTCCGGCATCACCGTGCGCCTGCGCCACACGGATGGACGCTACATCTGGATCGAGGCCCGCACCCAGACCGTGTTTGACCCCGCCGGCCAGGCGGAGGGCCTGCTGATCATCGGGCGCGACATCACCGCCCGCGTTGACCTGGAGGAGCGCCTGCGTCACCAGGCCTTCCACGACCCGCTCACCGGCCTGCCCAACCGCGCCCTGTTTATGGACCGGCTGGCACAGGCGCTGAGCCGCGGCGAGCGCCGCGGCACGGTCACGGCCGTGCTCTTCCTCGACCTGGACCGCTTCAAGCTGATCAACGACAGCCTCGGCCACGAGGCCGGCGACGCGCTGCTGGTCGCCGTGGCCGAGCGGCTGCGCGCCTGCCTGCGGCCCGCCGATACCGTCGCCCGCTTTGGCGGCGATGAGTTCATCGTGCTGCTTGAGGAGGGCGTGTCACGAGAAAGCATCGTCGCCGTGGCGCAGCGCGTGCTCGCCGCACTGACCCAACCCTACGACCTGAATGGCGGCAATGGCAGCAATGGCAACGAGGTCTTCAGCGGGGCGAGCATCGGCATTACCCTGAGTGACACCGCCAGCGCACGGCCCGACGAGCTGGTGCGGGAGGCGGACATCGCCCTTTTCGAAGCGAAAGCTGCGGGGCGCGGCAGCTACGTGCTGTTCGACGCCGGCATGAAGGCCGCCAGCAGCGACCGGCTCGACCTGGAGACGGACCTGCGCCAGGCGTTGAGCCGCGGTGAGCTGCACGTCTACTACCAGCCGGAGGTCGATATCGACTCCGGCCTGGTGGTGGGGATGGAGGCGCTGCTGCGCTGGCAGCACCCGCGCCGCGGCCTAATCGGCCCGGATCGCTTCCTTGCCCTGGCGGAGGAGACCGGCCTGATCCTGGAGATCGGCCCCTGGGTGCTGGAGCAGGCCTGCCGCGACACGCGCCGCTGGCAGGAGCAGCACCTGGGCACCCGGCCGCTGGTGGTGAGCGTCAACCTCTCCCCGCGCGAGTTCGCCTGTGCAGCGCTGCCCGCCGAGGTGGCCCGCATCCTGGAGCGCACGCGGCTTGCCCCCGGCTCGCTGCGGCTGGAGATCACGGAAGCCGCGCTGATGCAGGACCTGGAGCTCACCCGGCGCACGCTGCACGCGCTCAAGGAGCTGGGCGTCTGGCTGGCGATCGACGACTTCGGCAGCGGCTACTCCTCGCTCAACCACCTGCGCCACTTCCCCGTGGACACGATCAAGATCGATCGATCGCTCATCGCCGGCCTGGACGGCGACGCCGGCGCCATCTCGATCGTGCGCGCCGTCACGGCCCTGGGCCACGCGCTGGGCTTGGACGTCACCGCGGAAGGCATCGAGACGGCGGACCAACTCGCGCTGATGGAGGCGGTCAACTGCGACCGCGGTCAGGGCTGGTTCTTTGCGCCGCCCGCTCCGGCTGCCGAGCTGGACGAGCTGCTGCGCCGCGACGCCGCCTCGCGCTCCGGCATGGGCAGCTTCGACGATCTGCGGCAGCAGGCCGGCTGA
- a CDS encoding amidohydrolase family protein: MAKQLCISADSHVVEPPELFLPLAKRFGERAPRVVETADRGPVLDLGNGKFGLGISGFFMAGVDFTKTDTRELVKQGYGLARPGVYDVKQRIADQEIDGIDAEVLYPSVLFNVYQIEDLAIVKASFATYNDWTADYCAAAPGRLFPLACIQLFDLDAAIAEMERAKKLGHIGVCIPATAPPEHPYSDPWYDTFWAAAQELKLPLTMHIFTGATPNHGLPHPQAGYALAFAGVMFTIADLITSGVCERFPEIRFVPTEFETGWLGALLKRLDMAYFRRGGPRQPGATPLKPSDYWRRNFLITFEDDEIGIMTRYLSGTNTLMWGSDYPHGDSVFPDSQKVLDTIMQDCTADERYAMTVKNVVELYDLPFEV, from the coding sequence ATGGCGAAGCAGTTGTGCATTTCGGCCGATTCGCATGTGGTTGAGCCGCCGGAGCTGTTCCTGCCGCTGGCGAAGCGCTTCGGCGAGCGGGCGCCGCGCGTGGTGGAGACGGCAGACCGCGGCCCGGTGCTGGACCTGGGCAACGGCAAGTTCGGCCTCGGCATCTCCGGCTTCTTTATGGCCGGCGTCGACTTCACCAAGACCGACACGCGCGAGCTGGTGAAGCAGGGCTACGGCCTGGCGCGGCCCGGCGTCTACGATGTGAAGCAGCGCATCGCGGACCAGGAAATCGACGGCATCGATGCCGAGGTGCTCTATCCCAGCGTGCTGTTCAACGTCTACCAGATCGAAGATCTGGCGATCGTGAAGGCCAGCTTCGCCACCTACAACGACTGGACGGCCGACTACTGCGCCGCCGCGCCCGGCCGGCTCTTCCCCCTGGCCTGCATCCAGCTTTTCGATCTCGACGCGGCGATCGCGGAGATGGAGCGGGCGAAAAAGCTGGGCCACATCGGCGTCTGCATTCCCGCCACGGCGCCGCCGGAGCACCCCTACTCCGACCCCTGGTACGACACGTTCTGGGCCGCGGCGCAAGAGTTGAAGCTGCCGCTCACCATGCACATCTTCACGGGCGCCACGCCGAATCACGGCCTGCCGCACCCGCAGGCCGGCTACGCGCTTGCCTTCGCCGGCGTGATGTTCACGATCGCCGACCTGATCACCTCCGGCGTCTGCGAGCGCTTCCCCGAGATCCGCTTCGTGCCCACGGAGTTCGAGACGGGCTGGCTCGGCGCCCTGCTGAAGCGGCTCGACATGGCCTACTTCCGTCGCGGCGGGCCGCGGCAGCCGGGCGCCACGCCGCTGAAGCCGAGCGACTACTGGCGGCGCAACTTCCTGATCACCTTCGAAGACGACGAGATCGGGATCATGACGCGCTATCTCTCCGGTACGAACACGCTGATGTGGGGCAGCGACTACCCGCACGGCGACTCCGTCTTCCCCGACTCGCAGAAGGTGCTGGACACGATCATGCAGGACTGCACCGCGGACGAGCGCTACGCGATGACCGTCAAGAACGTGGTGGAGCTGTACGATCTGCCGTTCGAGGTGTGA
- a CDS encoding DUF309 domain-containing protein — translation MAGDGQTGKERTTRRGHGARPRPAIPKIGRGLPSPRCAEAPPALVLEGFAQFNRGEFFEQHETLEDAWIAETDPIRYLYQGILQVGVGLLHLQRGNLYGAARMMAKGLRLLQPFQPRCLGVDVERFVAESERCLAAVEALTPESLSRFDKALIPRVHLAGA, via the coding sequence ATGGCAGGCGACGGCCAGACCGGCAAAGAGCGAACCACGCGGCGCGGTCACGGCGCGCGCCCGCGCCCGGCCATTCCAAAGATCGGCCGCGGCCTCCCCTCGCCCCGCTGCGCGGAGGCGCCGCCAGCGCTCGTGCTGGAGGGCTTCGCGCAGTTCAACCGCGGCGAATTCTTTGAGCAGCACGAGACGCTGGAGGACGCCTGGATCGCGGAGACGGACCCGATCCGCTATCTGTACCAGGGCATCTTGCAGGTCGGCGTAGGGCTGCTGCACCTGCAGCGCGGCAACCTCTACGGCGCCGCTCGCATGATGGCGAAGGGACTGCGTCTGCTGCAGCCGTTCCAGCCGCGCTGCCTGGGTGTCGATGTCGAGCGCTTCGTAGCCGAGTCCGAGCGCTGCCTCGCCGCCGTCGAAGCCCTCACACCCGAGTCGCTTTCACGCTTCGATAAAGCACTAATTCCTCGCGTGCACCTGGCCGGCGCGTGA
- a CDS encoding amidohydrolase family protein: protein MNAGNAARPLVITGVTLIDGLGGAPLPGAGVVIEDGRFSRVGPAAAIPEPDGAETIDGRGKFLIPGLVDMHVHTQPPERAHLSLFLAAGVTTVLDLGGQLGDLVPRRGALARGEQLGPRLLFTGPMLEEGKAFAGFAAMSREIDAEQIEGEIDGLAGAGADAVKLYITIRPQTARRAAARAHARGLRVFMHQQATWGADAADAGVDCLEHLMAFGELATAAERPEHPGTMTPFEYGGWLWRVLTEIDPRGPAVQRLYERLLAADTALDPTLVLFAARPAAIGDDAGDTSMDDPERTPLLPLLPAPVAEELQSRWAERRQAAAGASENAKGRSRRCWQNILQLVGGFHAAGGRVLAGTDCPNVAIVSGFSLHRELELLVRAGLSPLAALQAATRRAAERLDRQDEFGAIKPGLSADALLLDADPLADIRNTRRIAAVFACGRLHRPDDVLAGLRA from the coding sequence ATGAATGCTGGCAACGCCGCGCGGCCGCTCGTCATCACCGGCGTCACGCTGATCGACGGCCTCGGCGGCGCCCCCCTGCCCGGCGCCGGCGTCGTGATCGAGGACGGCCGCTTCAGCCGCGTCGGTCCCGCGGCGGCGATTCCCGAACCGGACGGCGCCGAGACGATCGATGGCCGGGGCAAGTTCCTGATTCCTGGCCTGGTCGATATGCACGTGCACACGCAGCCGCCGGAGCGCGCGCATCTGTCCCTGTTCCTCGCCGCCGGCGTCACCACCGTGCTCGATCTCGGCGGCCAGCTCGGCGACCTCGTTCCCCGCCGCGGCGCGCTGGCACGCGGCGAGCAGCTCGGCCCGCGCCTGCTGTTCACCGGCCCGATGCTGGAAGAGGGCAAGGCCTTCGCGGGCTTCGCCGCAATGAGCCGCGAGATCGACGCCGAGCAGATCGAAGGCGAGATCGACGGACTGGCCGGCGCCGGCGCTGACGCGGTCAAGCTCTACATCACCATCCGGCCGCAGACGGCGCGGCGAGCGGCGGCGCGGGCGCACGCACGCGGCCTGCGCGTCTTCATGCACCAGCAGGCGACCTGGGGCGCGGACGCGGCCGACGCCGGCGTGGACTGCCTCGAACACCTGATGGCCTTCGGCGAGCTGGCGACCGCCGCCGAGCGGCCGGAGCATCCCGGCACCATGACGCCGTTCGAGTACGGCGGCTGGCTCTGGCGCGTGCTGACCGAGATCGATCCGCGCGGGCCGGCGGTGCAGCGCCTCTACGAGCGCCTGCTTGCCGCGGATACGGCGCTGGACCCGACGCTGGTGCTGTTCGCCGCACGCCCGGCCGCGATCGGCGACGATGCCGGCGACACGTCGATGGACGACCCCGAGCGCACGCCCCTGCTGCCGTTGCTGCCCGCGCCCGTTGCCGAGGAGCTGCAAAGCCGCTGGGCCGAGCGCCGCCAGGCCGCGGCCGGCGCCTCGGAGAACGCGAAGGGGCGCTCACGGCGCTGCTGGCAGAACATCTTGCAGCTCGTGGGCGGCTTTCATGCCGCGGGCGGGCGCGTGCTGGCCGGCACGGACTGCCCCAATGTCGCGATCGTCTCCGGCTTCTCCCTGCACCGCGAGCTGGAGCTGCTGGTGCGGGCGGGCCTCTCGCCGCTGGCCGCGCTGCAGGCCGCCACGCGCCGCGCGGCCGAACGGCTGGACCGGCAGGACGAGTTCGGCGCGATCAAGCCCGGCCTCAGCGCCGATGCCCTGCTGCTTGACGCCGACCCGCTGGCCGACATCCGCAACACGCGCCGCATCGCCGCCGTCTTCGCCTGCGGCCGCCTGCACCGCCCGGACGACGTGCTGGCCGGCCTACGCGCCTAA
- a CDS encoding CoA transferase, with protein MSQEWDTAPLAGLSFAIGSRTAAADLAAFVLRDLGARTVAASDGAADLADAGVNVRRSAVLLSPYGATGRFAGAPDHHAAIGAVGGALLGQYTYAPGPAYLVSPYATVGQALLATAAACAARLGGAGGEPLPVSGIQGLFAVQAGFYCFGAEPEPQRFAHSPRGQSPTYSTYRAADDWIFIGASTTPFMIKVLQTVGLDSLLDDPRLHGGARGLRDPELAGEVWQRMDPIVRREPLDAWLARFEAAKVPAGPVLSLEETLAHPQIRAAGLAEPGEPIGRLTRMSAVTRRGDGVPRTAAGSGPLPLSGLRVVELAGYIAGSYVGRLLADLGADVVKIEPPDGDPFRVNGLGFPAWNHGKRALSLNLRDAAGRDRLTALVAGADMLVTNYRPEALTRMGVGRDDLFAVNPALIHCTVSAFGESGPLAHLPGFDPVVQAFAGIMKRQGGEGEPVKPQMAATDYLSGMLGAIGVLAARLAQLQRGGGYEVRTSLLAAALLLNYAAYEDVRAGRAYLVGGRDFKGPRPLHGLHQTRDGWLLTAADEEAAPNAAAERYLAGHLVQETTEAAIARLAALGVPSIPCIHPYDLSAEPHFSENRLWLRIEQPELGPLTLPAPVLGPPGDGAPAPALGEHNGLADVWRAGPAAVPVRGASPRFG; from the coding sequence GTGTCGCAAGAGTGGGATACGGCGCCGCTCGCCGGCCTGAGCTTCGCCATCGGCAGCCGCACCGCCGCCGCCGATCTCGCCGCCTTCGTACTGCGCGACCTCGGCGCACGCACGGTCGCCGCATCCGACGGCGCCGCGGACCTGGCCGACGCCGGCGTAAACGTCCGGCGCAGCGCCGTGCTGCTCAGCCCCTACGGCGCAACGGGCCGCTTCGCCGGCGCGCCGGACCACCACGCCGCGATCGGGGCCGTGGGCGGCGCGCTGCTGGGACAGTACACCTACGCGCCCGGCCCGGCTTATCTCGTCTCGCCCTACGCCACGGTGGGTCAGGCGCTGCTCGCCACCGCGGCCGCCTGCGCCGCGCGCCTCGGCGGCGCAGGCGGCGAGCCACTGCCGGTGAGCGGCATCCAGGGGCTGTTCGCTGTGCAGGCCGGCTTCTACTGCTTCGGCGCCGAGCCGGAGCCACAACGTTTCGCCCACAGCCCGCGCGGCCAGTCGCCCACCTATTCGACCTACCGCGCCGCCGACGACTGGATCTTCATCGGCGCCTCCACCACGCCGTTCATGATCAAGGTCTTGCAGACGGTCGGCCTCGACAGCCTGCTGGACGACCCGCGCCTGCACGGCGGGGCGCGCGGGCTGCGCGACCCGGAGCTTGCCGGCGAAGTGTGGCAGCGCATGGACCCGATTGTCCGCCGCGAGCCGCTCGACGCATGGCTGGCCCGCTTCGAGGCGGCGAAGGTGCCCGCCGGACCGGTGCTCAGCCTGGAGGAGACGCTGGCCCACCCGCAGATCCGCGCCGCCGGCCTGGCCGAGCCCGGCGAGCCCATCGGCCGCCTGACGCGCATGAGCGCCGTGACGCGCCGTGGCGACGGCGTGCCTCGCACGGCGGCCGGGTCCGGCCCGCTGCCGCTCTCCGGCCTGCGCGTGGTCGAGCTGGCGGGCTACATCGCCGGCTCGTACGTCGGCCGGCTGCTGGCCGATCTCGGCGCCGACGTGGTCAAGATCGAGCCGCCGGACGGCGACCCGTTCCGCGTCAACGGCCTCGGCTTCCCGGCGTGGAACCACGGCAAGCGCGCCCTCTCGCTCAACCTGCGCGACGCGGCCGGGCGCGATCGCCTCACCGCGCTGGTGGCCGGGGCCGACATGCTCGTCACTAACTACCGGCCGGAAGCGCTGACGCGCATGGGCGTCGGCCGCGACGACCTGTTCGCGGTCAATCCGGCGCTGATTCACTGCACCGTCTCGGCCTTCGGCGAGAGCGGGCCGCTGGCGCACCTGCCCGGCTTCGACCCGGTGGTGCAGGCGTTCGCCGGCATCATGAAGCGGCAGGGCGGCGAGGGCGAGCCGGTGAAGCCGCAGATGGCGGCCACGGACTACCTCTCCGGCATGCTCGGCGCCATCGGCGTGCTGGCGGCGCGGCTGGCGCAGCTCCAGCGCGGCGGCGGCTACGAGGTGCGCACCTCGCTGCTCGCGGCGGCGCTGCTGCTCAACTACGCCGCCTACGAAGACGTGCGCGCCGGCCGCGCCTATCTCGTCGGCGGCCGCGACTTCAAAGGCCCGCGCCCGCTGCACGGCCTGCACCAGACGCGGGACGGCTGGCTGCTGACGGCCGCAGACGAAGAGGCGGCGCCAAACGCTGCGGCCGAGCGCTATCTCGCCGGCCATCTCGTTCAGGAGACCACCGAGGCCGCGATCGCACGGCTGGCGGCGCTGGGTGTGCCGTCCATCCCCTGCATCCACCCCTACGATCTCAGCGCCGAGCCGCACTTCAGCGAGAACCGCCTCTGGCTGCGCATTGAGCAGCCTGAGCTGGGGCCGCTGACGCTGCCCGCGCCCGTGCTCGGTCCGCCTGGCGACGGCGCGCCTGCCCCGGCGCTGGGCGAGCACAACGGGCTCGCGGACGTGTGGCGTGCAGGGCCGGCGGCGGTGCCCGTGCGGGGCGCCTCCCCCCGATTTGGCTGA